One window of the Candidatus Neomarinimicrobiota bacterium genome contains the following:
- a CDS encoding HipA domain-containing protein yields the protein MNKCPITYEICQDKYSIPGLAKLSPRLSNLTELPFTAQEQRREAALRSGKMSIQGVQPKLSAKLSVKHQEFQIVDNRGTFIIKPQSEIFTEVPENEDLTMKMAKSFGIEVPLTGLVYSKDGSLSYFIKRFDRYGKNKKYHVEDFAQLTNNTRETKYNWSMEKLIPVIENYCTFPLLEKRKLFRRVLFCFLTGNEDMHLKNFSLITRKNKIELSPAYDLLNSTISIDKAVEEMALPMAGKKRRINQADLFEYYGKDRLRLTEKTILSEIQNLVDKKAGIEDLIKISFLSIAMKDKYSDLIMERYRRLAE from the coding sequence ATGAATAAATGTCCTATCACATATGAGATATGCCAGGACAAATACAGTATACCGGGTCTTGCAAAATTATCACCGCGTTTATCTAACTTAACTGAACTCCCATTCACAGCACAAGAACAAAGGCGCGAAGCAGCTTTAAGATCTGGCAAAATGTCAATACAGGGTGTTCAGCCAAAACTAAGTGCGAAGCTATCTGTCAAGCATCAGGAATTCCAGATAGTAGACAACCGTGGTACCTTTATTATAAAACCCCAAAGCGAAATATTTACAGAAGTTCCGGAAAATGAAGATCTAACAATGAAAATGGCCAAATCGTTCGGAATTGAAGTTCCGCTAACCGGTTTGGTATATTCTAAAGATGGAAGCCTAAGCTATTTTATTAAGCGCTTTGACAGATATGGCAAAAATAAAAAATACCATGTAGAAGATTTTGCACAGCTAACCAATAACACAAGAGAGACTAAATATAATTGGTCAATGGAAAAGCTTATTCCCGTAATTGAAAATTATTGTACATTTCCGTTACTTGAAAAGAGAAAATTATTTCGAAGAGTGCTATTTTGCTTTCTAACGGGAAATGAAGATATGCATCTGAAAAATTTCAGCTTGATAACACGCAAAAATAAGATCGAGCTAAGCCCGGCTTATGACCTGCTCAATTCTACAATTTCAATAGATAAAGCAGTTGAAGAAATGGCTTTGCCCATGGCAGGGAAAAAAAGAAGAATCAACCAAGCGGATTTATTTGAGTACTATGGTAAAGATAGATTAAGATTAACTGAAAAAACAATACTGTCGGAAATACAAAACCTGGTCGACAAAAAAGCTGGAATAGAAGATTTGATTAAGATCTCTTTTTTATCCATAGCTATGAAAGACAAGTACTCCGATTTAATTATGGAAAGATATAGGAGATTGGCTGAATAG
- a CDS encoding PAS domain S-box protein yields MKLINRNNTKESVSRAELYESFADNATEGFLVFDSKLFLIGMNEIAIEILGTEHTAKIGSDIKDLLPNMYRSNRFELLHDVIRTNQPVRWRDHATRGDNIVAFEVAAFKLNSGLGMVVFDIDKRFDKITTLNSSDESSTAIQAVIHEPFLILDMRNRVLSANNAFYGHFYLKAQDVIEESIYDLNKTQWNIPALHELLEYKISSTGSAKNYEIKAYFTGLGERTLKLNAKQFLLQAENIVVTFLAVKDVTEVAKQRASLKKQIELFSKVPDAVIITDTRGTIIEMNNHAIELYGWSLEELIDKPIKSILPLEARRDHDAIIGNVLAGEELVGYEMIHWSKTGDQIPVVMHSAPLRDQNDLIYGTVSFMQLLPSITLAEKALKRSQEVLLRSNDPVIIVDLTGTVTMINAKAEQAYGWSNEKITGKPGSTFIVKDDQTAYEAALTDCLGDGLAQSLSIRSTTRQSIIREVELSFHLLTNVREEPAGVAIMEHEKSRNEQSSRVYSHLLNSYLKLPDAVILENMSGEIVDFNTAAATLYGWEKSALIGKLALSLVPEDQQAQANELLEKCKAGEVVQNVESRRWSKSGKHFRTQITMFQIMDSEEIPSRVVTISRQIASSHEGTGTNKLFETEMLFQESIDPIIIEDLTGKVIQINQAAEALFGWERADLQGKPIKVVIPAGNHKQHDKIILLCHNKILIQKVESECWSKEGKVFPVLVSLILLRDADGEPIAIANTFQDNTAFKKLQHLKQKLEAQQG; encoded by the coding sequence TCTTGTTTTTGATTCAAAGCTATTTCTGATCGGGATGAATGAAATAGCCATCGAAATTCTTGGTACTGAGCATACAGCGAAGATTGGGAGTGATATTAAAGATCTGCTGCCCAATATGTACAGAAGTAACCGGTTTGAATTGTTGCATGATGTAATTCGCACGAATCAACCGGTTCGCTGGCGAGATCATGCTACACGCGGAGACAATATTGTCGCATTTGAAGTTGCCGCTTTCAAACTAAACTCTGGATTGGGGATGGTTGTCTTTGATATAGACAAACGTTTCGATAAGATCACAACCCTTAACTCCTCAGATGAATCTTCAACTGCAATTCAGGCTGTGATCCACGAGCCTTTCCTGATCCTGGATATGCGCAATCGGGTGCTGAGTGCTAATAACGCTTTTTACGGACATTTTTACTTAAAAGCTCAGGACGTTATTGAAGAATCGATTTATGATCTCAATAAAACTCAGTGGAATATTCCAGCTCTCCACGAGTTGCTCGAGTACAAAATCTCAAGCACAGGGAGTGCGAAGAATTATGAAATAAAGGCATATTTTACGGGTCTGGGAGAAAGAACTCTGAAGCTAAACGCAAAACAGTTTCTACTTCAAGCAGAGAATATAGTGGTCACCTTTTTAGCTGTCAAAGATGTTACAGAAGTTGCCAAACAACGGGCTTCTTTGAAAAAACAAATCGAGCTTTTTTCAAAAGTACCCGATGCCGTGATCATTACTGATACACGAGGCACTATCATTGAAATGAATAACCATGCGATTGAACTTTATGGTTGGTCTTTAGAGGAACTGATAGACAAACCGATCAAATCTATTTTACCGCTGGAAGCAAGGAGAGATCATGATGCTATCATTGGAAATGTATTGGCCGGGGAGGAGCTTGTTGGATATGAGATGATCCACTGGTCCAAAACAGGTGATCAGATACCCGTCGTCATGCATAGTGCACCGCTTCGAGATCAGAATGACCTGATCTATGGAACGGTCTCATTTATGCAGTTGTTGCCGTCAATTACACTGGCAGAAAAAGCACTAAAAAGATCTCAGGAAGTTCTACTTCGGTCAAATGACCCCGTCATTATTGTGGATTTAACAGGAACTGTCACCATGATCAACGCCAAAGCGGAGCAGGCGTATGGTTGGTCGAATGAGAAGATCACAGGGAAACCTGGTAGCACTTTCATTGTTAAAGATGATCAGACGGCTTATGAGGCTGCACTCACTGACTGTCTTGGAGACGGATTGGCACAAAGCCTGTCAATACGGAGCACGACACGCCAGTCCATAATTCGAGAAGTTGAACTCTCATTTCATCTGTTAACTAATGTTCGGGAGGAGCCTGCCGGGGTAGCCATTATGGAGCATGAAAAATCCAGAAATGAGCAGTCATCTCGAGTTTATTCTCATCTACTCAATTCCTATCTCAAGCTTCCGGATGCGGTTATCTTGGAAAACATGAGTGGTGAAATCGTAGATTTCAATACAGCTGCAGCGACTCTTTATGGATGGGAGAAAAGTGCCCTGATCGGAAAGCTGGCATTATCACTGGTTCCAGAAGATCAACAAGCCCAAGCTAATGAACTTCTGGAGAAGTGTAAAGCGGGGGAGGTCGTACAAAATGTTGAGAGTCGCAGATGGTCAAAATCGGGTAAACATTTCAGGACTCAGATAACCATGTTCCAAATAATGGATTCCGAAGAAATTCCGAGTCGAGTTGTAACGATCTCAAGACAGATCGCTAGTTCCCATGAAGGAACCGGGACAAACAAGTTATTTGAGACGGAAATGTTGTTTCAGGAATCTATTGATCCCATAATTATTGAAGATCTCACAGGGAAGGTTATCCAGATAAATCAAGCTGCTGAAGCTTTATTTGGCTGGGAGCGTGCAGATTTGCAGGGGAAGCCGATTAAGGTGGTCATTCCGGCTGGGAACCATAAGCAACATGATAAGATCATTTTATTATGCCATAATAAGATTCTGATCCAAAAAGTGGAGAGTGAATGCTGGTCAAAGGAGGGCAAGGTATTTCCAGTCCTGGTCTCTCTTATCTTGCTCAGGGATGCTGATGGAGAACCGATAGCTATTGCAAACACCTTTCAGGATAACACGGCTTTCAAGAAACTTCAACACTTGAAACAAAAGTTAGAGGCGCAACAGGGGTAG